In one window of Nothobranchius furzeri strain GRZ-AD chromosome 11, NfurGRZ-RIMD1, whole genome shotgun sequence DNA:
- the ticam1 gene encoding TIR domain-containing adapter molecule 1, translating into MSDTEWENQGTGLGDVFDILAKTPSERLISLTIQLGESPEDIIVVAMSLLILQREEQALKKLQMLRDNPLANHLSEKCHTNGGKLDGFGNHCGQFQTHTMESLSLLARVFKVLSEQRLCEPLMRNLAYRRAISSDCTTRNCSHLEYFLEEAKVVCGPQLVEEMCSTAELPDGENTSLKASISQDESSSVPRLPSTLQESPSEVSYPTHLEISIPPTVSFQEDKRAAAKPNSTPDICTETNLAPGQAQSPALLNTPTERSLLGAESSSMTDETLKSMSSSSQSNVVQNERSVQPNESSTETKITLPCAKSTISPKISVPKSLYDTEEEEDEEIFYAFVILHAPADAEQAEQIKEKLEKAISGEGATFSEEFAVPGKSTLKCVEDAINNSAFTFLLLTRNFNTKMLEMKTNIALINSINKTHKFNTVIPLLPENNCVPRPDIPIVLQTLVPLEEKKNFEKKLQKALTPARIKKQRSIWTEEQRVRRLNRLSLQEVDRRCMEQQHLLSSREGGDGRALWPPQANIHIENANYVMIGNDSTMTVGGSLSNDG; encoded by the coding sequence ATGAGTGACACTGAATGGGAAAACCAAGGAACGGGATTGGGAGACGTCTTTGATATTCTGGCGAAGACTCCGTCTGAGCGATTGATCAGCCTGACTATCCAGCTGGGTGAGTCTCCTGAAGACATTATTGTGGTGGCCATGTCTCTGCTCATCCTCCAGAGGGAGGAACAAGCCCTGAAGAAACTCCAGATGCTGAGGGACAACCCTCTCGCTAACCATCTGTCTGAAAAGTGTCACACAAATGGTGGTAAACTGGACGGTTTTGGGAATCACTGTGGCCAATTTCAAACACACACGATGGAATCTTTGTCACTGTTGGCTCGGGTTTTTAAAGTTTTGTCAGAGCAGAGGTTGTGTGAGCCACTGATGAGGAATTTGGCTTATAGGAGAGCCATTTCCAGTGACTGCACGACGAGGAACTGTAGTCATTTGGAGTACTTCCTAGAGGAAGCCAAAGTTGTTTGTGGGCCTCAGTTAGTGGAAGAGATGTGCTCCACTGCTGAACTCCCAGATGGTGAAAATACATCTTTGAAGGCATCTATTTCTCAGGATGAGTCATCGAGTGTTCCCCGTCTCCCCAGCACTCTGCAAGAGAGTCCCTCAGAGGTGTCGTACCCGACTCATCTGGAGATAAGTATTCCTCCAACAGTTTCATTtcaagaggacaaaagagctgcagCAAAACCAAACTCTACACCAGACATTTGTACTGAAACAAATCTAGCACCAGGACAGGCTCAGTCTCCTGCCCTACTGAATACACCAACTGAACGGTCTCTGTTAGGAGCAGAGAGTAGCTCGATGACAGatgaaacattaaaatcaatgagCAGTAGCTCGCAAAGCAATGTTGTGCAAAACGAGAGATCTGTGCAGCCAAACGAGTCAAGCACGGAGACAAAAATCACCCTACCAtgtgcaaaaagcacaatttccccCAAGATATCTGTTCCAAAAAGCCTTTATGAcacagaagaggaggaggacgaggaaatCTTTTATGCATTTGTTATTCTGCACGCCCCAGCGGATGCAGAGCAGGCCGAGCAAATCAAAGAAAAGCTTGAAAAGGCCATCAGCGGCGAAGGTGCAACTTTCTCAGAGGAATTTGCTGTTCCTGGAAAGAGCACCCTGAAGTGTGTGGAAGACGCCATTAACAACTCAGCCTTCACCTTCCTGCTGCTTACGCGCAACTTCAACACAAAAATGTTGGAGATGAAGACGAACATCGCCCTCATCAACTCCATCAACAAGACACACAAGTTTAACACGGTTATCCCTCTGCTGCCGGAGAACAACTGCGTACCCAGGCCAGACATCCCCATCGTTCTGCAAACATTAGTACCCCTGGAGGAGAAGAAGAACTTTGAGAAAAAACTACAAAAGGCTCTAACCCCAGCAAGGATTAAAAAGCAGAGGAGCATCTGGACCGAGGAGCAGAGAGTGAGGAGACTGAACCGTTTGAGTTTACAGGAAGTCGACAGGCGTTGCATGGAGCAACAACATCTTCTCAGCTCCCGTGAGGGTGGCGATGGCAGAGCTCTGTGGCCCCCGCAGGCAAACATTCACATTGAAAATGCTAACTACGTAATGATCGGTAATGACTCAACAATGACTGTGGGTGGAAGTTTAAGCAATGATGGGTGA